A segment of the Maylandia zebra isolate NMK-2024a linkage group LG2, Mzebra_GT3a, whole genome shotgun sequence genome:
ctgtatttatttgctgctgtgtttgttattAGTCATTTTAGAGGTAAAAATCCATTCACCCCTAACTCGAGCAGGGCTGGCGCACAGACATACACTTGACAGACAGCAAAGTGATTAGAAAGACAAAGTCAATTTATTGACAAGCTGATAAAGGACACATTTTTTCATGGGTTGCATCACCAGAGCTTAGATGAATGTACAGTTCAAGGTAgcttttgtgccttttttttttttttttaaatgcacaatCACAATTCAAGTTTTCAGAGGTTTCTTCTTGAGCAATGACACCAACTGTACCAAACTCTTCAGTCCAACTTGAGGCAAGGAGATGatcagctgcagtaatgcgatTTAAGTGTTGTAGAGCGAACTAAACCAGCAACTGTATGCAAGATTAAATAAAACCAATCATAAACGAGAATGCCTTAATCACAAATTCGGTGTGACCTTATCTACTGGAGCTTTAAAGACAACGTGACTTGCTTTAGACGAGGCATACTCAAAGGAacggagtttaaaaaaaacaaacaaaaaaacaagacaatggGCACGACTGGTGCAAAGGTCGAACAACAGCTTCAATCATTTTATGGCAGCGCCAGTAATAACCAACCATTCCTGTCTAAGACCTGCATCTCTGGTAAATACTGAGGTGATGTGGCGTAGATACGCTCGGCAATATATTTATAGTGCGGCATGTAGAGGGAGGCAGGAACAGGCTGTTTAACCCAGCTCAGGTCTTTTATGGTCCACCCACCATTTCAGTTGGATGCGCCCTCACAGAGGTGTCTAACCATGACTGGGATCGGTGAGTTCTGCTGCAGAATCACTTTATTTGTGTAGCTTGTCACACGTATTGCTTCTTCTGGGCATGCGAGGCGAGGTCTTTGGCTTTCTCTTTAGCAGCCAGCGCcgtctctctcgccctctctgtAGCCGTCTCCGCTAAAGTTCTCGATGGAGTTTCACCTACACGGGGACAAAACACAGCTCTTCATTGGATTCATCCAGGTTTTCGTGCCTAAGCAGCTAACACTTCCAATTATTACTATAATCAGTTTTCCAGATTCATGAAAAAAGCAACAGTCACCTTATTTTAGAAGAATATGCAGTTCCATGCACGAATTACTGATgttattatattatgctgctcagaaaaaaatgaataaataaaaagggagACACTTGATCACCACAGTTTAACACAGAGTCAGTTAAACTTAAGAGATATCCATCTGTCCTATTAGGAAGCATCAACCACTGACTCCATTTAACCTGCTTTGGGATAAATAAAAGCGACAACAGGTAAAGTGGGAGGCAAAGAGAAGGCAACCATCAAAAAGAGAATACTTCTGCAAGACGATGACCACAGACCATTGTTCTCACCTTTCCCCCAACTGATTTTTCTCTAactttacattttctttgtgtCACTAGTCACTACTGATACAATAGCTGCAATCCATTCAGCATATACAGGTAGTTCAGTTCCTCCAGTATTCCAGCCATACATGCCATTGCAAGAAGGGTTGCTGTGTCTCCCAGGGCCATCCACCCCAGTAGCAGCCCCACTATGTGACTCTGTGTGAGGGGGAACATGTGGAGGGCTGCCAGAGCCCTAAAGAATGAGCTCCAGAGGGCTACACGTGTTAACCTCGATGCTTCCATCAGAAACAGACTCCATGAAAATGGCATAAAGTCCCAGTGTCTTTAAGTGGGACCTGTGCCAGCAGAACAATGCTATACAGCCTCCGATAGTGCCAATTCTCTTCAAAGGACGCAAACTGACACGGAGTCCATGTGACAAGCATAAAGGTGTCTGGAGATGCTGGGAAGCACTATGTCGCCTGCCGCTCACAATTCTAGTGTTCTCCAGGAAATGCCACTCCAGCAGCACAGTGTTGGTGTGTGAGCACAAATCCTGCTAAAGGACGTTGGGCTCCAATCCTCATGTGTTACACTGAGGCGATCAAGTGTTCCCTTAATTTTTTTGAGCAGTTTGAACCGATTTGGAAAACCCATATTAGCATCAGCCACAAACTTACAATAGGAATAAAATGGGAATAAGAACCAAGAATAATTTACCTTGCATTTTGGCAAGCACATACTCGAAGCCTTTCATGGTTTTTGTCACACCGGTCTTGAATCTTGCGAGCCCAAATTCCTGGAAGGTGAAAAACAAAGTTATAAAAGATGCATGAGGCATAACAACACATGACTCACATCCTCATATATGGGCTGTCAACAACTACTGTAATTCTCTGTCATAAGTCATTTACTACTTCAGGTCCTGGCCGACAGCTTCAGCTGCTCAGCTGTTGCATCTTAACACTGTATTATGTTTCTAAATACAGAACAAATGCAAGGTGGGCGAGTGTTACTCTCGGTCACCCCCGACTACTTTCCCTCAGCTGTTATGTAGCGCAGCACTCTGCTTTACTCCACTGACCTGAATAGCTCTAGAGAGCCCGTAGACATTGGAGGAGACCCAAGCTTCTCTCTTAATCTCGGTCCAGCTGCCATTCTCAGGGTTAATTCTGTAGTGACACCGCTCTTCTACAGACTGTCAgcgagaaaaaacaaaagcaaaatgagCCAAAGGTGCCACTTTGTGCACTGCTGATGAATGCTGCTTAAGGCACACAAACGCCAATGTACCATTAGGCGAGCGTGGCTGATGTTCCACGTGAGCGTGGTCATGGTCCTTTTCTGAGGGTCCACGATGGAGTCCTCGATGATGTACGCCGAGCTGGCCATGTGCTTTGGAAGGTAGCGCTCCATCCAGCGAGGGGCACGGCTAGTTTTGGTCAAAAGACGCCTGGAAATGAGGCAGTTGGTTGGGGTAACCTCTCGGAAAATTATATCTTCAGTCAAGACATGGTTActgtgaaagaagaagaagaagaaggacgGATGGATTATGATGACGTGAAACCTGGATTATTTAGGTTTATGATCCTGAAAAATCTCTATTTTTGCTTCAGTTCAATAAGAATTTACCGTTTTTAATCCacacaacagttcaaaatcgaaatatattacatttaaaCATTCTATGAAACAGTgacaaacacagaaatactAAACTAGACACTGTATTTTTAGCTTGACAAGAACTATTAAGCTTCAATTAAATGGACAAACTGATGATTCAATTAAAAGCACAACTAACATTTGCTTTCACACTCATTGTGACTTGATTAcggtgatttttttccccctttattaCCCGAATGGTAGTTCGGCTGGTAAAAATGGCAGAATGATGAAGAAACTGAGCTATTTAGAAACTGCTTGGTCCCCtaaagtattattattattatttttatctccATTAAATTTTTTATGCGAACAATCTTCAGCAGAAAATTGgcaaaataaagtcaaaactATGCGTTTCCTGAAAATGATTTTCCAGGATCTTCCACTTAACCATCTCAGTAGGTGAATGCTAAAATGTAATCTAATCATGTTGTTCTTGTAATGTAAAACTAAAAAGAGATGTAAAAAGAATCTTGTTCACTgaagtaacaacaacaaaaatgttcttaataataaaaataaatagactttagataaaaaacaaaaatgaaccaaGTGGAAAAAATGCCGTGGGAATACACAAACCGTCCTATGAATCAGCAGAACAAGCACGAGGAAGTGTTGGTGAATACTCTTACCGAGTCTGGGAGATATACCTGACTGTAAGTCACATGACTTCTCTGAGCGTTGCGTTTGTAAAACATAATGTCTCAAAAGTTGTCTCATAAGAAACTAAAGTGAAACAAAATTCATTGATCATCACACCATGACACAGTCTCATATTTatgctaaaaaaaatgtttaaactggAGTGTTTACTGAACATTTGGAtacataaaatgtgtttttaattttatctttttttttttctatatcgCTATATCGGTTTGTTTAtcttaaacaaaaacatatgaaggggaagtttaaaaaaaaaaaaatcacactgatgatgtCGCATTCTCAAAACACTTGGCATTTAAGCGTAAAGATTAGGAAAACTATGATAATGCAGACTATATTCCATCCCTGTGTCTTTGTCTCCTTTTTTCTCCCTTCCCCCAACTAGCATGGCAGAGGAGTCTGGACCTGttagtctcttcctgttaaaatggagttcTTCCACCCCACAGTCATctagtgcttacagaaagaggCGATCAGCTGGGTTTGGGACGTTGACTCTAAAATTGTAGGCTCTTCACATTGCAAGGTGACTTTTTGTTGCCTTATTGGGTGCAGTTTACagtccattaaaaaaatattacaggCTATAAGAAAGATGTTTGATACGAATGCGTATCCACACATAAACCCCTCACCTCACCTGTAAGGGTTGGGATATCGTTGCCAGAAAGCAACACAGACTTGGTCCCAGGTGTTTTTTAGCAGACCTGCACAGCAGAAATATTTCACCATTGTTCCCTTGGTTTaccctgcaaacacacagaacaaaCAGCGTGATAGTTAGCCAGATGTGTTCAGATAATTTTCAGATGCCACATCAGGACGAAGCCGTAAATAGCGGTGTCAATGTGATAAAACAACTCAGCGATGACAACCCTTATGTTCCAAAATAAATCCAAGCCATTGGTATTTTCAGCTACAACAACAGGTGTCAAGTTCAATAAACACCTGAAGGTAAACACTATAGCGTTACCTTTAACACCTTTTTACCTCACAACTCCAGCTGTGTCCAACTGTGTCTCGTCGCGTGACTGACAACAAACAATGTAAGCCTCATTAAGACCGCAGACTGTGACATATTTCAACAACGAGAGGCCTAACGTGAGATAAAACACTGCTATCCTGTTTTATCACGTCCGCACTCTTTAGCTTCCCCTTTAGCATAGCCTAGCATGAGGCAAGCCACATGAATGAATGGCACAGCGTACCCCAGAAAATTCTACTACTGACATTCAATAAGCACATTTTTTAGGGTCAGCTCAGATGAAAAGGCGATTACCTGCACGGCGATACCATTTACAAAATGAGAATTTGCATTTTACGCTCCCATCGGGAAGAATTTCACCGCGGATAAAGTCCGAAAATCATGTCAAACGTAACTGGAGCAAAAAAGGAAGGTCAAACGAGACGCTATATCCGGTTAGGTGGGGCGTGTGCAACGCCTGCTTGGGACACTAGAGGGCAGCAGGTGACCGCGCAAGACACTACAGAAGAGTCTCAAAACTTTCTGTCTGAACTTTATAATGACGTGTGAGGGGGAATTTTAATGTAACCCTGTCAGCTCTCAACAACTGGAACTGGCATCTTTAGGACTCCCTGAACAAATATGCATCCCAGAATCCCAAATAATGTGttcctgtttaaaaaagaaGTGTCCACACGTCCACCGTAATGGTGTGTGATGCAATGGATACAAGCTGAGTGCTGTTCTGCTGGTTGCACTGATAGCACTCACAGCTCTCATAATAATTTAGAGGACTAAAAAGGGATATAGGTCAAACAAGGGAATAAAACAGCAATGTGGGTGTCAGGATCCAGTAATGCCAGAGCAATAGGCATTTTCTCTGCTGTATAATGAATCACAATGTGTAGGCCATATACAAATGCTTCACTGGAATCACTTGACccacttattttttttcttttttaaaataaacaaaaaaatatgtgaAAGACTCATAAACGTGTGACTTGTACTAAAAAAGATCTCCTATTCAcctcttttaattttcacatggatATTTCATCAGTCGGGCTTACCATACATGTGTGGAGTCCCTGCATGCTGCCAATGTTCAGTACATTTTCAAACTATGTCACAGAAGAATATAACAGCCATTTACTTGACTTACTTATATTTATCCAAACCTGGATCTCTTTATTTGACAAGGACATGCAAAACATAGTTTCTCCCCATAGTCAGATCAGGTCCAGGATTTACATGTGTAATAGGGGCTCATTATGTCTACCAAGAGGTGCTGCGGTTGATTAATATTCCTGTTCATTAAACAGTCAACAAAGGGCACTTTATCAGCACTGCAATAAATGTAGAATCACACATTCTGACTTCTTCCAAAAGCGTTTCTTATTTCTAAGAAATCTGCGAAGCAGCTGGCTGCATTCTGTGCTAAAGACATCAATAATACACTGCTCTCGCTCTCGCTCTACAGAGTCCCATTCCTCTGGAAACAGGGTCCTGCTGCTTCATCCAATCAGGAACAGCTGGTTGCCAGGTGAGGACAATTAACTTCCTGTTTGGACAGTAATATATCGATCGCCTCCTCTGGATTCCTTGAACTAGGGTTGAATGTTACGCTGCCAGAACACTTATAATTAATCCAGAATGTAGCAGTTGGATTAATTAGCTGAAAACCATCCAGATATTTTTTGAGCAGACATCaagtagaaaaaacaaaacaggtgtGAAAAATGAAACTCTCACTGTCACAGTAATAACAGTCTTCCCTTAAGACTGTGTCATAAATTTGGACATGACAAACGAAAGAGAGCTCCTCATTTTACACGAGAACACATTATACACTGTACCTAGTTAAATAACACCTAAGTAAACACCTTAAACACATTTCTTAATAGTTGTTTTTACTAGTGCTGTTAGCAAAGGAAAAAGAACTTCACATGAAGCAATTTGCATGCAAAGCTTTGGGTCTTCTCCAGTGACACAGATACTCAAGATCAAAccattaaagtaaaaaaaaaggctaCTTTTTGAAAGACAAACTCCAACGGAGCAGAGGGGCGCGCATACGTTCATATACTACAGATGCCTTGAAACGTGCAAATCAAGTCACACAGCAGTGGGAGGGTGTCCGCCGTTACGGCCGTTCAGAGTCATCCTCCTCAAGGAGCGAGTCCTGAATGAGCCTTCCAGGTG
Coding sequences within it:
- the prelid1a gene encoding PRELI domain containing 1a — encoded protein: MVKYFCCAGLLKNTWDQVCVAFWQRYPNPYSNHVLTEDIIFREVTPTNCLISRRLLTKTSRAPRWMERYLPKHMASSAYIIEDSIVDPQKRTMTTLTWNISHARLMSVEERCHYRINPENGSWTEIKREAWVSSNVYGLSRAIQEFGLARFKTGVTKTMKGFEYVLAKMQGETPSRTLAETATERARETALAAKEKAKDLASHAQKKQYV